The following proteins are co-located in the Bacteroidales bacterium genome:
- a CDS encoding T9SS type A sorting domain-containing protein has product MKRILLFTLAMTLGFAVMAQQARVKSNVVSQKANFAEEVAYAPTNNGTVGMDYKIHKPAVYKSTDVVSIIPIGTSVNGFSYGYGGGQKSILAANNDINTITHVHRMGGALDPDGYSGDLGYDISTDGGVTWTNMVEFYTATNNAGGSYFTDAARYPNHGIFNPAGNTDPNNAYVSYLAPTLDGSNSSDSWGGYGWGRASIGDITDTTKHLETSKPADNLFQYTPDGYTTTGNGHFWSSDLNQDWRSGAVVFLNEVIVNHGVWNESIMDFDYEQYTLECILEPGVTRPAQSKVEFSPDGQIGYYAVLADNGEIDISKGVSYFPIIWRTEDAGLTWSDAISVALAGDDGIAGVLNYLSDTEIGELFNPPLPEREEIPFTTAFDFDLSVDTYGNPQIAVIVGVTGSTPYSISTGISPSSRYAFTSAFLLSSMDKGNEGSWVGYPLGRPVSFRGNFGDNSEDNRIQIARTHDGSKMFVAWLDTDTTISGENNAPDIWTRGVDVINHTYTVDPEGANPDRPVNVTWGSSATFSAYFFAMGNEVLEDGNGNYTIPFTYQEMLSINDPVQYQYIQDFSFNDADFIIVGMEEKPVVQKVAATVSQTSPNPAMGQARFSVTLPQTMQVKVMLVNMMGQTVQTLPARTLQAGANEITLDVSSLPAGVYFYTVEAGSETITKKMIVK; this is encoded by the coding sequence ATGAAAAGGATTCTACTTTTTACATTAGCAATGACGCTGGGTTTCGCTGTAATGGCGCAACAGGCACGCGTTAAATCGAATGTGGTGAGCCAAAAGGCAAACTTTGCTGAAGAAGTTGCCTATGCACCCACCAACAATGGTACTGTTGGGATGGATTACAAAATCCACAAACCGGCAGTTTACAAATCTACGGATGTCGTGTCGATTATTCCCATTGGCACTTCTGTAAATGGTTTTAGCTACGGCTATGGCGGCGGACAAAAATCGATACTTGCTGCCAACAACGACATCAACACCATTACGCACGTGCACCGCATGGGCGGCGCGCTCGATCCGGACGGTTATTCCGGCGACCTGGGCTACGACATTTCCACCGATGGTGGCGTTACCTGGACAAACATGGTAGAGTTTTACACTGCTACCAACAATGCCGGCGGTAGTTATTTTACAGATGCTGCCCGTTATCCCAATCATGGTATCTTTAATCCCGCTGGCAACACCGATCCCAACAATGCGTATGTTAGTTATCTTGCTCCGACGCTCGATGGCTCCAATAGCAGCGACTCCTGGGGTGGCTATGGCTGGGGACGCGCCAGCATTGGCGATATAACCGATACCACCAAGCATCTGGAAACTTCCAAGCCCGCCGACAATCTCTTCCAATACACGCCTGATGGCTACACCACTACCGGCAACGGTCATTTCTGGTCGAGCGACCTCAACCAGGACTGGCGAAGCGGTGCAGTGGTTTTTCTCAACGAGGTGATCGTTAATCATGGCGTTTGGAATGAATCCATCATGGATTTTGACTACGAACAGTATACCTTAGAGTGTATTTTAGAACCTGGCGTAACGCGTCCTGCCCAATCTAAAGTTGAGTTTTCTCCCGATGGACAAATCGGATATTATGCTGTACTTGCTGATAATGGTGAGATCGACATCAGCAAAGGCGTGTCGTACTTCCCCATCATCTGGCGTACCGAAGATGCTGGCTTAACCTGGAGTGATGCCATTTCTGTAGCTCTGGCTGGCGATGATGGAATTGCCGGCGTATTAAATTATCTGAGTGATACAGAAATTGGTGAGCTTTTTAACCCGCCGTTGCCTGAACGCGAAGAAATCCCATTTACCACCGCCTTCGATTTTGACCTGAGCGTCGATACATACGGGAACCCTCAAATTGCTGTTATCGTTGGCGTAACAGGAAGTACTCCTTACAGTATTTCTACCGGAATTTCGCCCTCCTCGAGATATGCTTTTACAAGTGCATTCCTGCTCTCGTCGATGGACAAAGGAAACGAAGGTTCATGGGTTGGTTATCCGCTCGGTCGCCCTGTGTCATTCCGCGGCAACTTTGGCGACAACTCTGAAGACAACCGTATTCAGATTGCACGTACCCACGACGGCTCCAAAATGTTTGTGGCATGGCTCGATACCGACACTACCATTTCGGGCGAAAACAATGCTCCAGATATTTGGACCCGTGGTGTTGATGTTATCAACCATACTTACACCGTAGATCCCGAAGGTGCTAATCCTGATCGTCCCGTTAACGTAACCTGGGGCTCATCGGCTACTTTCTCTGCCTATTTCTTCGCTATGGGCAATGAAGTCCTCGAAGATGGCAACGGCAACTATACCATTCCATTTACTTATCAGGAAATGTTGTCGATAAACGATCCGGTACAATACCAGTATATTCAGGATTTTAGCTTCAATGATGCTGATTTTATTATTGTGGGAATGGAAGAAAAACCTGTCGTGCAAAAGGTTGCTGCCACCGTATCCCAAACCTCACCCAACCCGGCCATGGGTCAGGCGCGTTTCAGCGTAACGCTCCCGCAGACCATGCAGGTGAAGGTGATGCTTGTAAATATGATGGGACAAACCGTACAAACTTTGCCCGCACGTACACTGCAGGCGGGTGCCAATGAAATAACACTTGATGTTTCCAGCTTACCGGCTGGTGTTTATTTCTACACCGTAGAAGCCGG